A region from the Candidatus Thiothrix putei genome encodes:
- a CDS encoding TerD family protein, which yields MSVTQLVAGANCPVPREKLHVEVLLSPAQVSVPREKLHVEVLLSPAQVSGAEVDISAFALTANGKVRGDDDMVFYGQPRPGNGSVAFVGNSAGRAEFAVDLPNVLAGTEKIAFTATIHENRTNFGAFTNLQVTVKNAAGQAVLQATLPANGMVESALILGELYLRQGAWKFRAVGQGFAGGLKPLAEHFGVEISDPTPAAAPPVTPPPAPAKKPISLSKVTLDKAKPRVSLEKKTEGFGEIRINLNWNRGQAPAAKSGGLLGGLFGGSNKGMDLDVGCLYEQRDGTISAIQALGNRFGSFRSDPYIELKGDDRTGAISEGEWLHINGQQWQTFKRILVYAFIYEGAPNWAQTDGVVTIYVPNEPPLEIRLTEGSNSLGMCAVLVLENVNGALQVNREVRYFKGHQEMDQAYHWGLNWRAGAK from the coding sequence ATGTCAGTGACACAATTGGTTGCCGGGGCAAATTGCCCTGTACCGCGTGAAAAACTGCACGTTGAAGTCCTGCTATCGCCTGCGCAAGTCAGTGTACCGCGTGAAAAACTGCACGTTGAAGTCCTGCTATCGCCTGCGCAAGTCAGTGGTGCAGAGGTGGATATTTCCGCCTTCGCCCTGACGGCTAACGGCAAAGTGCGCGGCGATGATGACATGGTGTTTTACGGGCAACCGCGCCCCGGCAATGGCAGTGTGGCGTTTGTCGGCAACAGTGCTGGTCGTGCTGAATTCGCCGTTGACCTGCCGAATGTATTGGCAGGTACAGAAAAAATAGCCTTCACCGCCACGATTCACGAAAACCGCACCAATTTCGGCGCATTCACCAATTTGCAAGTCACCGTGAAAAACGCGGCGGGGCAGGCAGTATTGCAAGCCACCTTACCCGCGAATGGCATGGTCGAATCGGCACTGATTCTGGGCGAATTGTACCTGCGCCAAGGGGCGTGGAAATTCCGTGCCGTTGGGCAAGGTTTTGCAGGCGGCTTAAAACCGTTGGCGGAACATTTCGGGGTGGAAATCAGTGACCCCACACCAGCGGCTGCTCCACCCGTAACGCCTCCACCTGCACCTGCGAAAAAGCCGATTTCCTTGAGCAAAGTGACGCTGGATAAAGCCAAGCCGCGTGTCAGTCTGGAAAAGAAAACCGAAGGCTTCGGCGAAATCCGCATCAACCTGAACTGGAATCGTGGTCAAGCACCTGCTGCGAAAAGTGGCGGTTTGCTGGGTGGCTTGTTCGGTGGCAGCAATAAAGGCATGGATTTGGATGTCGGTTGTTTGTACGAGCAGCGTGACGGCACGATCAGCGCGATTCAAGCCCTCGGCAACCGCTTTGGTTCGTTCCGCAGTGACCCTTACATCGAACTCAAAGGCGATGACCGCACCGGCGCGATTTCGGAAGGCGAATGGCTGCACATTAACGGGCAGCAATGGCAAACCTTCAAACGGATTCTGGTGTATGCCTTCATCTACGAAGGTGCGCCCAACTGGGCACAAACCGATGGCGTTGTAACTATCTACGTACCGAATGAACCCCCGTTAGAAATTCGCTTGACCGAAGGCAGCAATTCACTGGGCATGTGTGCGGTGTTGGTGTTGGAAAATGTTAATGGCGCATTGCAGGTCAACCGTGAAGTGCGTTATTTCAAAGGCCATCAAGAAATGGATCAAGCCTACCACTGGGGTTTAAACTGGCGGGCAGGCGCTAAATAA
- a CDS encoding TerD family protein — MAVSLQKGGNVSLTKEAPGLTAVTVGLGWDTRATDGADFDLDASIFMLGENGKVLSDDSFIFYNNKKSACGNVEHMGDNKTGAGDGDDEQVNVNLAGLAETVKKLVFSVTIHDAEARKQNFGQVSNAYIRLVNAADGKEIARYDLSEDASVETAMLFGEIYRHNAEWKFKAVGQGFAGGLGPMAASMGVNLG; from the coding sequence ATGGCAGTTAGTTTACAAAAAGGTGGCAACGTTTCTTTAACTAAAGAAGCACCGGGCTTAACCGCTGTTACCGTGGGTTTGGGTTGGGATACGCGTGCTACCGATGGTGCTGATTTCGACTTGGATGCGTCCATTTTTATGTTGGGTGAAAACGGCAAGGTATTGTCTGACGATTCCTTCATTTTCTACAACAACAAAAAATCAGCGTGTGGCAATGTTGAGCACATGGGTGACAATAAGACGGGCGCTGGTGATGGCGATGACGAACAGGTCAACGTGAATTTGGCAGGTTTGGCTGAAACCGTCAAGAAACTGGTATTCTCTGTCACCATTCATGACGCTGAAGCACGCAAGCAAAACTTTGGTCAAGTCAGCAATGCTTATATTCGTTTGGTGAATGCGGCTGATGGCAAAGAAATTGCGCGTTACGACCTGTCCGAAGATGCCAGCGTAGAAACGGCGATGCTGTTTGGTGAAATCTATCGCCACAATGCTGAGTGGAAATTCAAAGCTGTCGGTCAAGGTTTTGCCGGTGGTTTAGGCCCAATGGCTGCCTCTATGGGTGTTAACCTTGGCTAA
- a CDS encoding DUF475 domain-containing protein — MFQDFKYSFLVTILCVGLAVWWGATTSMGIATAIFLVLVLGIMEVSLSFDNAVVNASVLKEMDEKWQQLFLTVGILIAVFGMRLVFPIVIVAVATGLGTIDVMSMALNNPDEYSRHLMESHAGIAAFGGMFLLLVFLSFMFDNEKDVHWIHAIEERMSAMGKLDVISVLLALIALFLLQEFLPISDETRLTVLVAGLAGVVLYIAVSSLDVFFEDEAEGDAVVKSVKRNGLAGFLYLEVLDASFSFDGVIGAFAITKDVVIIMLGLAIGAMFVRSLTVHLVHKGTLDEYIYLEHGAHYGIGALAFIMLFSIHYHIPEVITGLIGVTFIALSIVSSLRHKKKLLAEA, encoded by the coding sequence ATGTTTCAGGATTTTAAATATTCGTTTTTAGTCACCATCCTCTGTGTAGGTTTGGCCGTTTGGTGGGGTGCGACCACCTCGATGGGCATTGCCACGGCCATTTTCCTGGTTTTGGTACTGGGCATTATGGAAGTGAGCCTGTCATTTGATAATGCGGTGGTGAATGCTTCTGTCCTCAAGGAAATGGATGAGAAATGGCAGCAGCTATTTTTAACCGTTGGTATCCTGATTGCGGTATTCGGGATGCGTTTAGTGTTCCCGATTGTGATTGTAGCCGTGGCTACGGGGCTGGGTACGATTGATGTCATGAGCATGGCTTTGAATAACCCAGATGAATACTCCCGCCATTTGATGGAAAGTCATGCAGGTATCGCAGCGTTTGGTGGCATGTTTTTATTGCTGGTGTTCCTGAGCTTCATGTTCGATAACGAAAAAGATGTTCACTGGATTCATGCTATCGAAGAACGCATGAGTGCTATGGGTAAACTTGACGTGATTAGCGTGTTATTGGCGTTAATTGCATTGTTTTTGTTGCAGGAGTTCCTGCCAATTAGCGATGAAACCCGTTTAACTGTATTAGTGGCTGGTTTAGCTGGCGTGGTGTTATACATTGCAGTCAGTAGTTTAGACGTGTTCTTTGAAGATGAAGCGGAAGGTGATGCGGTTGTTAAAAGCGTCAAGCGTAATGGTTTGGCGGGCTTTTTATACCTAGAAGTATTGGATGCATCGTTTTCATTTGACGGGGTAATTGGTGCATTTGCGATTACCAAAGATGTCGTCATCATTATGTTGGGTCTGGCAATTGGCGCGATGTTTGTGCGTTCCCTGACCGTGCATTTGGTGCACAAAGGCACGTTGGATGAATACATTTATCTGGAACACGGCGCACATTACGGTATTGGTGCTTTAGCATTCATTATGCTGTTTAGTATCCATTACCACATTCCCGAAGTCATTACCGGCTTAATTGGCGTGACGTTTATTGCGTTGTCGATAGTGTCTTCATTGCGTCACAAAAAGAAATTACTGGCAGAAGCCTAA
- a CDS encoding tellurite resistance TerB family protein — protein sequence MSFFDSLKEKAGEARAKLTAEIGKFKNREFMEACVAGCGLVAAADGSIDSSEKQKMMKFIQQSDELKVFETKDVIAVFNKVTENFEFDNEIGKAEALKMIGKLRSKPDAARLMVRVCMAIGSADGSFDDKEKQVVREICRDLGVPADDFGL from the coding sequence ATGTCATTTTTTGATAGTTTGAAAGAAAAAGCTGGCGAAGCCCGTGCTAAATTAACCGCTGAAATCGGTAAATTCAAAAACCGCGAATTCATGGAAGCCTGTGTTGCCGGTTGTGGTTTAGTGGCTGCGGCGGATGGCAGTATTGATTCGTCCGAAAAGCAAAAGATGATGAAATTCATCCAGCAATCGGATGAATTGAAAGTCTTTGAAACCAAAGACGTGATTGCTGTTTTCAACAAAGTGACCGAAAACTTTGAATTCGACAACGAAATCGGTAAAGCGGAAGCCCTGAAAATGATCGGCAAGCTGCGTAGCAAACCCGATGCAGCACGCTTAATGGTGCGCGTTTGCATGGCAATCGGCAGTGCCGATGGCTCGTTTGATGACAAGGAAAAGCAAGTCGTGCGTGAAATTTGCCGCGATTTGGGCGTTCCTGCGGACGATTTCGGTCTGTAA
- the nhaR gene encoding transcriptional activator NhaR, whose translation MINYKHLYYFREVATLGSIVRACESLNLTPQTISGQLQLLEDSLGVKLFRKQGRNLELTDAGHTARRYADEIFQLGSALEQALQTHPSGQARLFRVGIVDVVPKTIAYKLLEPAMQLSPQIHIVCNEGPLPDLLGELAMHRIELVIADKPLPNTLPIKGFSHRLGFSGISFFAHTTVKASLQGKFPECLNNAPLLIPSEGTSVRNELMNWFHQQKVQPTIIGEFDDSALMRAFGFGGAGVFVAPSVQEDTFIQEADIHCIGRAEGVMEQFFAISVERRISHPAVLAITKHAQDWLHTKAMP comes from the coding sequence ATGATCAATTACAAACATCTGTATTACTTTCGTGAAGTTGCCACGTTGGGCAGTATTGTGCGTGCCTGCGAAAGCCTGAACCTGACTCCGCAAACCATCAGCGGGCAATTGCAATTACTGGAAGACTCCCTCGGCGTCAAACTGTTCCGCAAACAAGGACGCAATCTGGAACTCACCGACGCGGGGCATACTGCACGGCGTTATGCCGATGAAATTTTTCAACTGGGCAGCGCCCTAGAACAAGCGTTGCAAACCCATCCTTCCGGGCAGGCACGCCTGTTTCGGGTCGGTATCGTCGATGTTGTGCCTAAAACCATTGCCTACAAACTACTGGAACCGGCAATGCAACTCAGCCCACAAATTCACATTGTGTGCAACGAAGGTCCTTTGCCCGACTTGTTGGGGGAACTCGCCATGCACCGCATTGAGCTGGTGATTGCGGATAAACCGTTACCCAATACGCTACCAATCAAGGGATTTTCGCACCGTTTAGGTTTCAGCGGGATTAGCTTTTTTGCACACACCACGGTAAAAGCCAGTTTGCAGGGCAAATTCCCTGAATGCTTAAACAATGCCCCACTGCTGATTCCGAGCGAGGGTACGTCAGTGCGCAATGAACTCATGAATTGGTTTCATCAGCAAAAAGTACAGCCGACTATTATTGGGGAGTTTGATGACAGTGCGCTGATGCGGGCATTTGGCTTTGGCGGGGCAGGCGTCTTTGTCGCCCCCTCCGTACAGGAAGATACTTTTATCCAGGAAGCGGATATTCATTGTATTGGGCGGGCAGAAGGGGTGATGGAACAATTTTTTGCCATTTCGGTCGAGCGGCGGATTAGCCATCCTGCGGTGCTGGCGATTACCAAACACGCGCAGGATTGGCTGCACACTAAAGCGATGCCTTAA
- a CDS encoding UvrD-helicase domain-containing protein: protein MQILLYNELNPDKINGFRKWRSFIEADDLKSADVKKIGDNLYRARLNRSDRLLLAFYHYQGERYALVLEYLKSHDYAGSRFLSHGAIVDEDKIPPLEHAPDDTPNLAYVNTQHGRFNLLDKIISFDDTQQAVFELPPPLVIIGSAGSGKTALTLEKLKACPGDVLYVTLSPYLVKNSRDLYYAHGYENAQQQVDFLSFQEFLESIQIPNGKPIHFREFAQWFSRLPRTPIKDAHKLFEEFKGVITGPSVASAYLSRDEYLNLGIKQSIFLEDERPVVYDIFSRYLSFLQENQRYDSNILSHQYLERVAPRYDFVVVDEVQDLTNIQLFLILKTLRDPSGFLLCGDSNQIVHPNFFSWSKLKSLFYTHGELQADVDLIRILSTNYRNSPQVTALANRILLLKNARFGSIDRESNYLVHSNGHVQGDVVFLQDRDNIRRELDAKTRSSTRFAVVVMHPEQKAEAQQHFNTPLVFSIQEAKGLEYDNIILYNFLSAENKRFREISAGVTHADLQQDLTYARAKNKTDKSLETYKFYINALYVALTRAVRNLYWIEADSKQHVLDLLGLHDAQETLNLANQNSSREEWQREAHKLELQGKQEQADRIRQEILQQQTPEWAVYTGETLQQLHTQAIQQGDKKARLALFEVALVYEDRQCLRDLVKVDFKPARHPANGIKQLQQKYYLPYQLKNPVALHSQLNKFGVDFRNPFNQTPLMVAAWLGNSSLINELAALGANPEYVDNNHFTAFQIALQQASKDEKYAKHHLASIYRQLAPDSLSIQIDGKLLKLDQHGMEFFLLNMMIALFYRALPTKIGERGGFGTQDIIDAVAHFPPDVLSPQRKQRAYISSIFSKNEMYRDDRYNRKLFYRVRQGHYLFNPSLMLKVEGEWVNIYDLLDLDKLAYQPANTPDWWSEHDQARWDHWLDAGRNHIKHQLQQVRTAMLNDALTMLKSLCEQELRKIQDS, encoded by the coding sequence ATGCAAATACTGCTTTATAACGAACTCAACCCTGACAAAATCAACGGCTTCCGCAAATGGCGCTCTTTCATCGAAGCCGACGACCTCAAGTCCGCTGATGTCAAAAAAATCGGCGATAATCTCTACCGCGCTCGTCTCAATCGCAGCGACCGTCTGCTCCTAGCGTTTTACCATTATCAAGGCGAACGCTACGCACTGGTGCTGGAGTACCTCAAAAGCCATGATTACGCCGGTTCACGCTTCCTCAGTCACGGCGCAATCGTCGACGAAGACAAAATCCCCCCACTCGAACACGCCCCCGATGACACTCCCAACCTAGCCTACGTCAACACCCAGCACGGGCGTTTCAATCTGCTGGATAAAATCATCTCATTTGACGACACCCAGCAAGCCGTATTCGAGCTACCGCCACCGTTAGTAATCATCGGGTCGGCAGGCAGTGGTAAAACGGCGTTGACGCTTGAAAAACTCAAAGCCTGCCCTGGCGATGTCCTCTACGTCACGCTATCGCCGTATCTGGTGAAAAATTCCCGCGACCTGTATTACGCCCACGGCTACGAAAATGCCCAACAACAGGTCGATTTCCTTTCCTTTCAGGAATTTCTCGAAAGCATCCAAATCCCCAACGGCAAACCGATTCACTTCCGCGAATTTGCGCAATGGTTCAGCCGCTTACCGCGTACTCCGATCAAAGATGCCCACAAACTGTTCGAGGAATTCAAGGGCGTCATAACTGGGCCATCCGTTGCCAGCGCTTACCTTAGCCGTGATGAATACCTCAATCTCGGCATCAAACAATCCATTTTTTTGGAAGACGAACGCCCGGTTGTTTACGATATTTTCAGCCGTTACCTGAGTTTTTTGCAGGAAAACCAGCGTTACGACAGCAATATCCTCAGCCACCAATACCTAGAGCGGGTTGCACCACGCTACGATTTCGTGGTGGTGGACGAAGTGCAGGATTTAACCAATATCCAGCTTTTCCTCATTCTCAAAACCTTGCGTGACCCTAGCGGATTTTTGCTGTGTGGCGATTCTAACCAAATCGTCCACCCCAATTTTTTCTCGTGGAGCAAACTCAAAAGCTTGTTCTACACCCACGGCGAATTGCAGGCAGATGTTGATTTAATCCGCATCCTCAGTACCAATTACCGCAATTCCCCACAAGTCACCGCGCTGGCAAACCGGATTTTGCTGCTCAAAAATGCCCGCTTCGGTTCAATTGACCGTGAAAGTAATTATCTGGTGCACAGTAACGGGCATGTGCAAGGCGATGTGGTGTTTCTGCAAGACCGCGATAACATCCGCCGCGAACTCGATGCCAAAACCCGCAGTTCCACCCGTTTCGCCGTGGTGGTCATGCACCCCGAACAAAAAGCTGAAGCGCAACAACATTTCAACACCCCACTGGTATTCTCAATCCAAGAAGCCAAAGGGCTTGAATACGACAATATTATTCTCTACAACTTTCTGAGTGCCGAAAACAAGCGCTTCCGCGAGATCAGCGCTGGCGTGACTCATGCCGATCTGCAACAAGACTTAACTTACGCAAGAGCTAAAAATAAAACCGATAAATCACTGGAAACCTACAAGTTTTACATTAACGCACTCTACGTTGCCCTGACCCGTGCGGTGCGTAATTTGTATTGGATCGAAGCCGATTCCAAACAACACGTACTGGATTTGCTTGGTTTGCACGATGCGCAAGAAACACTCAACCTCGCCAATCAAAATTCCAGCCGCGAAGAATGGCAACGCGAAGCCCACAAACTCGAATTGCAAGGCAAACAAGAACAAGCTGACCGCATCCGCCAAGAAATTCTCCAGCAACAAACCCCAGAGTGGGCGGTTTATACCGGCGAAACCTTGCAGCAACTGCATACCCAAGCCATTCAGCAGGGTGATAAAAAAGCCCGGCTGGCGCTGTTTGAAGTAGCGTTAGTTTACGAAGACCGGCAATGCCTGCGTGATTTAGTCAAGGTTGACTTCAAACCGGCACGGCATCCCGCCAATGGTATCAAGCAATTACAGCAGAAATATTACCTGCCCTATCAGCTTAAAAATCCGGTGGCCTTACATAGTCAACTGAATAAGTTCGGTGTGGATTTCCGCAACCCGTTCAACCAAACCCCGCTCATGGTGGCAGCATGGCTGGGCAACTCAAGCCTGATTAATGAACTGGCAGCACTCGGAGCCAACCCCGAATACGTGGATAATAACCACTTCACCGCGTTTCAGATTGCCTTACAACAAGCTAGTAAAGATGAAAAATATGCTAAACATCACCTTGCCAGCATTTACCGGCAACTCGCCCCCGACAGTTTAAGCATTCAAATCGACGGTAAATTATTAAAACTCGACCAGCACGGCATGGAGTTTTTCCTGCTCAATATGATGATTGCGCTATTCTATCGCGCCCTACCGACCAAAATCGGGGAGCGAGGTGGCTTTGGGACGCAAGACATTATTGACGCAGTGGCACATTTCCCGCCGGATGTATTAAGCCCACAACGCAAGCAACGCGCTTATATTTCCAGCATTTTCTCAAAAAACGAGATGTACCGCGACGACCGTTACAACCGCAAACTGTTCTATCGGGTGCGTCAAGGGCATTACCTGTTTAACCCTAGCCTCATGCTGAAAGTGGAAGGTGAATGGGTCAATATTTACGATTTGCTGGATCTCGATAAACTGGCTTATCAACCTGCCAATACACCAGACTGGTGGAGCGAGCACGATCAAGCACGCTGGGATCATTGGCTGGATGCTGGGCGCAATCACATTAAACACCAACTCCAGCAAGTGCGTACTGCCATGCTAAATGACGCGCTGACCATGTTAAAATCCCTGTGCGAACAAGAATTACGTAAGATTCAGGACAGTTAA
- a CDS encoding ABC transporter ATP-binding protein, with protein sequence MDIIFREYGSIIRQKWGWFLVVMLGISGGSGLALLVPLYYKEIANGLSKPFTAATHELLLQNLSYIAVTYSVIWLSWRALELGMIMFQSWGLNQLDKRCFDVLVKQRHHFFENNFAGSLVKQANRFIKAFETIIDWMIFEFYGNLLQVSLAFIIFYQQQPTFALYFLVWVALFLGWSGGFLVWKLKFDLRVAAMDSKLGGAYADGISNIAIVKSFALEQHERANISALADESYRKRNVAWLLTFVSFAVQSTLVFGIELLLIYWMIGEWQQGAFEIGEFVLFQTVLLLIIRHLWDFGMNFRRFFNVLADAREMTEVFRQTDLEEDHAGMQAHTITHGEIRFEHLGFAYGKENTQVGLFENFNLHIKSGEKVALVGHSGSGKTSLTKLLFRFVDPQHGKILLDGIEASSFTLASLREQISLVPQQPDLFHRSIRDNIALGKAIPDDQLREVARKARALDFIEKLPQGFETMVGERGVKLSGGEKQRIAIARAFLENAPIVVLDEATSALDSLTEQQIQVAIFELIEHKTAIVIAHRLSTILRMDRIIVLENGQIIEQGTHNELLALQGKYYEMWQHQSGEFL encoded by the coding sequence ATGGACATTATTTTTCGGGAATACGGCAGCATCATTCGTCAAAAATGGGGCTGGTTTTTAGTGGTCATGCTAGGGATTTCAGGTGGCTCAGGTCTGGCGCTACTGGTTCCGCTGTATTACAAAGAAATTGCCAATGGCTTATCCAAACCCTTCACTGCGGCAACACATGAGCTATTATTGCAAAACCTAAGCTATATCGCCGTAACTTACAGCGTTATTTGGCTCAGTTGGCGGGCGCTGGAACTCGGCATGATCATGTTCCAAAGCTGGGGATTAAACCAACTCGACAAACGCTGTTTTGATGTCTTGGTCAAACAACGTCACCATTTTTTCGAGAACAATTTCGCGGGCAGTTTAGTCAAGCAAGCCAACCGTTTCATTAAAGCATTTGAAACCATCATCGACTGGATGATTTTTGAATTTTACGGCAATTTGCTGCAAGTCAGCCTCGCCTTCATTATTTTTTACCAGCAACAACCAACCTTTGCCCTGTATTTCCTCGTCTGGGTGGCTCTCTTTCTGGGGTGGAGTGGCGGATTTCTGGTCTGGAAACTCAAATTTGACCTGCGCGTGGCAGCCATGGATTCCAAACTCGGTGGTGCGTATGCCGATGGCATCAGCAATATTGCTATTGTCAAAAGTTTTGCGCTGGAACAACACGAACGTGCCAATATCAGTGCACTGGCGGATGAATCCTACCGCAAACGCAATGTGGCCTGGTTGTTGACCTTTGTATCTTTTGCCGTACAAAGCACCTTGGTATTTGGTATTGAGTTATTGCTGATTTACTGGATGATCGGTGAATGGCAACAGGGCGCATTCGAGATCGGCGAATTTGTGCTATTCCAAACAGTACTACTGCTCATCATTCGGCATTTGTGGGATTTTGGGATGAATTTCCGGCGTTTTTTCAACGTACTGGCTGATGCAAGGGAAATGACCGAGGTGTTCCGCCAAACGGATCTGGAGGAAGATCACGCGGGGATGCAAGCCCACACCATTACCCATGGCGAGATTCGCTTTGAACACCTAGGCTTTGCGTATGGCAAAGAAAATACACAAGTTGGCTTGTTTGAAAACTTCAACCTGCATATCAAATCGGGCGAAAAAGTAGCATTAGTGGGGCATTCTGGTTCAGGCAAAACCTCGCTAACAAAACTCCTGTTTCGTTTTGTTGATCCGCAGCACGGTAAAATCCTGCTGGATGGCATTGAGGCAAGCAGCTTTACCTTAGCCTCGCTGCGTGAACAGATTTCACTGGTTCCACAACAGCCTGACCTGTTTCACCGCAGTATCCGTGACAATATTGCGCTGGGTAAAGCGATACCCGATGACCAACTGCGTGAGGTAGCACGTAAAGCCCGCGCGTTGGATTTCATCGAAAAACTTCCCCAAGGCTTTGAAACAATGGTGGGAGAACGTGGCGTGAAACTCTCTGGCGGTGAAAAGCAACGCATCGCCATTGCGCGTGCTTTCTTGGAAAATGCCCCCATTGTGGTATTGGACGAAGCCACCAGTGCGCTAGATTCACTCACCGAACAACAGATTCAGGTCGCTATTTTCGAGCTCATTGAGCATAAAACAGCGATTGTGATTGCGCATCGGCTCTCCACCATTCTACGTATGGACAGAATCATTGTGCTAGAAAACGGGCAAATTATCGAACAAGGTACACACAATGAACTATTGGCATTACAGGGTAAATACTACGAAATGTGGCAACACCAGAGTGGGGAATTCTTGTGA
- a CDS encoding cation:proton antiporter, protein MAEHEILHEHGLLESILLLLVMSVGAVAAFRTLHLPPILGYLLVGTVMGTHGLGFIPESEGLAFMGEVGVVFLLFAIGLEFSLKQFMAMRTTIIGLGGLQVVISTLSGIVILSYFGVQWQSALVAGGAMAMSSTAIVVKQLTDQAEMRAPHGQSALGILLFQDIAVVPFLVMIPLLAGGGNLEVNTSELLLNIFSAAVLFFVMLLVGHYTLRPLFQYISRAESIELFNITVLLVALTAAWLTQSMQLSLALGAFLAGMLLSETEYKHQIESEIRPFRDILMGIFFITVGTKLNISILPSLWLPVLLLVVGIIVGKGLLIAVLTRLFVKNNATSLRTGLVLAQGGEFGFALLALALSNQVMSSGESQTTLAAIVISMALSPFIIRYNDKITNLLLADTYTHQQFKDVAEVSAAVKEADDHVIICGYRRMGQNIARFLQEQGVPYIALDLDPSIVEKTWEAGDPVHYADATRPEILMAAGLDRARMVVITVVDVEVAKRIIEAVRLKRTDVPVLVRTRDERHLEALERLGATSVLPESLEATLMITQRIVEQLGFSPDEVFQMTEKIRRDSYRSLHSYYHGDQDKPMSSGKVAEAFLHTFTLQMTDYAVGKRIEELELKRFAVNIKALRRGDIRGEEPSATIFLQTGDVLVLEGTKAECFREVENLLKTGGKLAKNSAVATAES, encoded by the coding sequence TTGGCAGAACACGAAATATTACACGAGCATGGACTCTTGGAAAGTATCCTGCTGTTACTGGTCATGTCTGTCGGTGCAGTTGCTGCGTTTCGCACCTTGCATTTACCGCCTATTCTGGGCTACTTGTTAGTGGGCACGGTAATGGGGACGCATGGCTTGGGGTTTATTCCGGAAAGTGAGGGCTTGGCATTCATGGGGGAGGTCGGTGTGGTCTTCCTGCTGTTTGCGATTGGACTGGAGTTCTCACTGAAGCAGTTCATGGCGATGCGTACCACCATTATTGGTTTGGGTGGGTTGCAGGTGGTGATTTCTACGCTATCAGGCATTGTCATTTTGTCTTATTTTGGCGTGCAATGGCAAAGTGCTTTAGTAGCGGGTGGGGCAATGGCTATGTCGTCAACAGCGATTGTTGTCAAGCAGTTAACCGACCAGGCGGAAATGCGTGCGCCACATGGGCAGTCAGCGTTAGGTATTTTGTTGTTTCAGGATATAGCGGTCGTGCCTTTTTTGGTAATGATCCCGTTGCTGGCAGGTGGCGGCAACCTAGAGGTGAATACCAGTGAACTGTTGCTAAATATTTTCTCGGCGGCAGTGTTGTTTTTTGTGATGTTGTTGGTCGGGCATTACACACTGCGCCCTTTATTTCAATACATTTCTCGCGCTGAGTCGATTGAGTTATTCAATATTACGGTGTTGCTGGTGGCACTAACGGCAGCTTGGCTTACTCAGTCGATGCAGCTTTCATTGGCTTTGGGAGCATTTCTTGCTGGGATGCTGCTCAGTGAAACAGAATACAAACATCAGATTGAGAGTGAAATACGACCTTTCCGGGATATTCTGATGGGGATATTTTTTATCACGGTGGGGACTAAGTTAAATATTTCTATCCTGCCTTCGTTGTGGCTTCCTGTGTTGTTGTTAGTGGTCGGGATAATTGTAGGCAAGGGCTTATTAATTGCCGTGTTAACGCGTCTCTTTGTGAAGAATAATGCGACATCACTACGTACCGGGTTGGTGTTAGCACAAGGTGGGGAGTTTGGGTTTGCGCTGTTGGCCTTAGCGTTAAGTAACCAAGTCATGTCTTCTGGTGAATCACAAACGACATTAGCTGCTATCGTGATTAGCATGGCACTTTCTCCGTTCATTATTCGCTATAACGATAAAATTACGAACCTGTTGTTAGCCGATACTTACACGCATCAACAATTTAAAGATGTCGCAGAGGTTAGTGCAGCTGTTAAAGAAGCAGACGACCATGTCATTATTTGTGGCTACCGGCGTATGGGGCAAAATATTGCTCGCTTTTTACAGGAGCAGGGTGTGCCTTATATTGCGCTTGATCTTGATCCGAGTATTGTAGAAAAAACGTGGGAAGCGGGGGATCCGGTGCATTATGCGGATGCGACGCGTCCAGAGATTTTGATGGCTGCTGGTTTAGACCGTGCTCGTATGGTGGTTATCACTGTAGTGGATGTTGAGGTGGCTAAACGTATTATCGAAGCGGTGCGTTTGAAACGTACTGATGTGCCAGTTTTAGTGCGTACTCGCGATGAGCGCCATTTGGAGGCTTTGGAACGCTTAGGGGCAACCAGTGTGTTGCCGGAGAGTTTGGAAGCAACCTTGATGATTACGCAACGTATTGTGGAGCAACTTGGGTTTAGCCCGGATGAAGTGTTCCAGATGACAGAAAAAATTCGTCGGGATAGTTACCGTTCGTTGCATAGTTATTATCACGGGGATCAAGATAAGCCTATGTCGAGTGGTAAAGTTGCTGAAGCTTTTTTACATACGTTTACCTTGCAGATGACTGATTATGCAGTGGGTAAGCGCATTGAAGAGTTGGAGTTAAAGCGTTTTGCGGTGAACATTAAGGCATTACGTCGGGGTGATATTCGGGGGGAAGAGCCTTCCGCAACTATTTTTCTGCAAACGGGGGATGTATTGGTGTTAGAAGGTACTAAAGCCGAATGTTTTCGGGAGGTGGAGAACCTCTTGAAGACGGGTGGGAAATTAGCAAAAAATAGCGCGGTTGCTACAGCCGAATCATAA